A window of Campylobacter pinnipediorum subsp. pinnipediorum contains these coding sequences:
- a CDS encoding 3'-5' exonuclease has translation MKHLENLLNLLSNRNLSYYDFIARAKLVDELTEIFDIRDIDIWQALGLDISRNIHKVELNTRIRPIAEQEFCIVDIETNGGMSSGQIIEIGAIKIKNGVEIGRFESLVYAKEVPESITELTGIKQEDLKNAPNLSHVLEKFRVFLNKSVFVAHNVNFDYNFISNSMKNTDFGILLNRKICTIELAKRTIPSERYGLGYLKELLGINNTHHRALNDAISACEIFKISLSKLPQNVKTVEELIRFTKNSNKVKINQ, from the coding sequence TTGAAACATTTAGAAAATCTGTTAAATTTACTTTCAAATAGAAATCTTAGTTATTATGATTTTATTGCTAGGGCAAAGCTAGTTGATGAATTGACAGAAATTTTTGATATCAGAGATATAGATATATGGCAAGCTTTGGGGCTTGATATATCTAGAAATATACATAAAGTTGAGTTAAATACAAGAATAAGACCTATAGCAGAACAAGAGTTTTGTATAGTTGATATAGAGACAAATGGCGGTATGAGTAGCGGACAAATAATAGAAATCGGTGCTATTAAGATTAAAAATGGGGTTGAGATAGGTAGATTTGAGAGTTTGGTTTATGCAAAGGAAGTTCCTGAAAGCATAACCGAACTAACCGGAATCAAACAAGAAGATTTAAAAAATGCCCCAAATTTAAGTCACGTTCTTGAAAAATTTAGAGTTTTTTTAAATAAAAGTGTGTTCGTTGCTCATAATGTAAATTTTGATTATAATTTTATATCAAATAGTATGAAAAATACAGATTTTGGAATACTTTTAAACCGTAAAATATGCACAATAGAGTTAGCAAAAAGAACTATACCATCAGAGAGATATGGACTTGGTTATTTAAAAGAATTGCTTGGCATAAACAATACCCATCACAGGGCTTTAAACGATGCGATATCAGCTTGTGAGATATTTAAGATATCTCTTAGTAAGCTTCCCCAAAATGTAAAAACAGTAGAAGAACTTATAAGATTTACTAAAAATTCTAATAAAGTTAAAATAAATCAATAA
- a CDS encoding acyl-CoA thioesterase codes for MKDLTSFGEARIKIIALPKDTNSSGNIFGGWIMSQIDMAGVIAARELAPERVVTISMDEIIFKEPVYVGDLISCYAKVIKVGTTSIRTQIEVTALRQNNDGFTECVQVTSAFATFVSVTKDGVKKPIDPELKRLHGF; via the coding sequence ATGAAAGATTTAACTTCTTTTGGTGAAGCTAGAATAAAAATAATTGCTCTTCCAAAGGATACAAACTCATCTGGAAATATATTTGGCGGTTGGATAATGTCTCAGATAGATATGGCCGGTGTGATAGCAGCAAGAGAGTTAGCGCCTGAAAGGGTTGTTACCATATCTATGGATGAGATTATATTTAAAGAGCCTGTTTATGTTGGCGATTTGATAAGTTGCTATGCAAAGGTTATCAAGGTTGGAACGACATCCATAAGAACACAGATAGAAGTAACGGCGCTTAGACAAAATAATGATGGGTTTACAGAATGTGTTCAGGTTACAAGTGCATTTGCTACATTTGTTAGTGTCACAAAAGATGGTGTAAAAAAACCAATAGACCCTGAATTAAAAAGATTACACGGATTTTAA